A single Fodinicurvata sp. EGI_FJ10296 DNA region contains:
- the nuoL gene encoding NADH-quinone oxidoreductase subunit L — translation MEVAAVFLPLLGFLVAGLFGRVIGERGAIAVTVTCVSLSALISIILFFDIAFGGNARTITLFSWINSGDFVANWALKLDTLTAVMLVVVTVVSAMVHIYSIGYMSHDHAKARFFAYLSLFTFAMLMLVTADNFIQLYFGWEGVGVASYLLIGFWYHKPSANRAAIKAFLVNRVGDFGLALGIFAVFKIFGSVHFDTVFDMAGEMAGRNFEFLGFEVHALTTACVLLFIGAMGKSAQLGLHTWLPDAMEGPTPVSALIHAATMVTAGVFLIARLSPIFEYAPVALVLVTVVGAATALVAATIGMTQFDIKRVIAYSTMSQLGYMFFALGVSAYQAAIFHLMTHAFFKALLFLGAGSVIHAMSDEQDMRKMGGIWRKVPYTYAMMWIGSLALAGIGIYGVFGLSGFYSKDIILEAAWARDAWHGTLAYWVGVSAAFMTAFYSFRLIFMTFHGKPRADEAVMAHVHESPVVMLAPLVVLAVGSVLAGAFMYDTFVYHGMDTFWGESIFVLPENMTVEFAHNVPLWVKLLPVVMAVLGIALAFLFYIRNPVLPELFVMIFRPIHRFVFNKWYFDELYDRIFVKPAFALGWGLWKSGDGAVIDGIGPDGVSRAAASLGRKVSQAQTGFVYHYASAMLIGVVVFVTWYLFRFWG, via the coding sequence ATGGAAGTAGCTGCAGTATTTCTTCCGCTGCTCGGATTCCTGGTCGCCGGGCTGTTCGGCCGGGTAATCGGAGAGCGCGGTGCCATTGCCGTCACGGTCACTTGCGTCAGCTTGTCGGCGTTGATCTCGATAATACTTTTCTTCGATATCGCGTTTGGCGGCAACGCAAGAACAATCACGCTTTTCTCGTGGATCAACAGCGGTGACTTCGTGGCGAATTGGGCCTTGAAGCTCGATACGCTCACGGCGGTCATGCTGGTTGTGGTAACCGTGGTTTCGGCCATGGTTCACATCTATTCCATCGGCTATATGAGCCACGATCATGCAAAAGCGCGGTTCTTCGCCTATCTGAGCCTTTTCACCTTTGCCATGCTGATGCTGGTGACGGCCGACAACTTCATCCAACTGTATTTCGGTTGGGAAGGGGTGGGCGTGGCATCGTATCTGCTGATCGGGTTCTGGTACCACAAGCCATCGGCCAACCGAGCGGCCATCAAAGCGTTTCTGGTCAACCGTGTCGGCGACTTCGGGCTGGCGCTGGGAATCTTTGCAGTTTTCAAGATTTTCGGTTCGGTCCATTTCGATACTGTGTTCGACATGGCAGGCGAAATGGCAGGCCGGAATTTCGAGTTCCTCGGCTTCGAGGTCCATGCTCTGACGACGGCGTGCGTGCTTCTGTTTATCGGAGCAATGGGAAAATCGGCGCAACTCGGTCTGCACACATGGTTACCGGATGCAATGGAAGGACCGACTCCGGTTTCTGCTCTCATTCATGCGGCCACAATGGTGACGGCCGGTGTTTTCCTGATTGCCAGACTTTCGCCCATTTTCGAATACGCACCAGTGGCTCTGGTTCTGGTGACCGTGGTTGGCGCTGCGACCGCGCTTGTCGCAGCGACGATCGGAATGACCCAGTTCGATATCAAGCGAGTGATCGCCTACTCGACGATGAGTCAGCTTGGCTATATGTTCTTCGCTCTGGGTGTTTCGGCCTATCAGGCGGCCATTTTTCACCTTATGACCCACGCCTTCTTCAAGGCGCTGCTTTTTCTTGGCGCAGGATCGGTTATTCACGCCATGTCCGATGAACAGGACATGCGCAAGATGGGTGGCATCTGGCGAAAGGTGCCATACACCTACGCGATGATGTGGATCGGAAGTCTGGCTCTGGCCGGCATCGGCATCTATGGAGTCTTCGGGCTCTCGGGCTTTTATTCCAAGGACATCATTCTTGAGGCAGCCTGGGCGCGGGACGCGTGGCACGGCACATTGGCCTATTGGGTTGGTGTTTCCGCTGCTTTCATGACCGCCTTCTACAGTTTCCGGCTCATCTTTATGACTTTCCACGGAAAGCCTCGGGCCGATGAGGCCGTAATGGCGCATGTTCATGAGAGCCCGGTGGTGATGCTGGCGCCGCTCGTTGTTCTGGCGGTCGGATCCGTGCTTGCGGGCGCCTTTATGTACGACACCTTCGTCTATCACGGCATGGACACCTTCTGGGGCGAGTCAATTTTCGTGCTGCCCGAGAACATGACCGTTGAGTTCGCTCACAATGTTCCCCTCTGGGTGAAGTTGCTGCCTGTCGTGATGGCAGTTCTCGGCATCGCTCTCGCCTTCCTCTTCTACATCCGCAACCCGGTGCTGCCGGAGTTGTTCGTGATGATTTTCCGACCGATTCACCGGTTCGTTTTCAACAAATGGTACTTCGACGAACTCTATGACCGTATTTTCGTCAAGCCGGCATTTGCACTCGGCTGGGGGCTTTGGAAGTCAGGCGATGGTGCGGTCATTGACGGCATTGGTCCGGATGGCGTCTCGCGTGCTGCCGCTTCCCTTGGGAGGAAAGTCAGCCAGGCGCAGACCGGCTTCGTTTACCATTATGCGTCGGCCATGCTCATTGGTGTGGTGGTCTTCGTGACGTGGTATCTCTTCAGGTTCTGGGGGTAA
- a CDS encoding NADH-quinone oxidoreductase subunit J, translated as MIVQALAFYMFAGVAVASGIMVISARNPVHSVLFLILAFFNAAGLFVLMGAEFLAMILVVVYVGAVAVLFLFVVMMLDISFSELRKGALQYLPFGALIGLILLIELVLIFGTWTVSGSIELAARAPTPDPDMVTNTAALGQLIYTQYVYLFQAAGLILLVAMIGAIVLTLRHRPGVRRQNVSNQLARTRDQAVAIRKVKSGGGVQ; from the coding sequence ATGATCGTTCAGGCCTTGGCATTCTATATGTTTGCCGGTGTGGCGGTGGCCTCGGGTATCATGGTCATATCGGCCCGGAACCCCGTTCACTCGGTGCTGTTTCTCATTCTGGCATTCTTCAACGCCGCTGGCCTGTTCGTCCTGATGGGCGCCGAGTTTCTGGCGATGATACTGGTGGTCGTTTATGTCGGCGCTGTGGCGGTTCTCTTCCTCTTCGTCGTCATGATGCTGGACATCAGTTTCTCCGAACTTCGGAAGGGCGCGCTGCAGTACCTGCCTTTCGGTGCCCTGATTGGTCTCATTCTGCTGATCGAGCTGGTCCTGATTTTCGGCACCTGGACCGTGTCAGGATCGATTGAACTCGCCGCGAGGGCGCCGACACCGGATCCCGATATGGTGACCAATACGGCGGCGTTGGGACAATTGATTTACACGCAGTATGTCTATCTCTTCCAGGCAGCTGGCTTGATCCTGCTGGTCGCGATGATCGGGGCCATCGTCCTGACACTGCGTCATCGACCTGGCGTAAGGCGTCAGAATGTAAGTAACCAGCTGGCGCGTACGCGCGATCAGGCGGTTGCCATTCGCAAAGTCAAAAGCGGCGGAGGTGTGCAGTAA
- the nuoF gene encoding NADH-quinone oxidoreductase subunit NuoF, with the protein MLRDEDRIFTNLYGWHDWSLDGAKSRGVWSNTKDLLALGREKIVEEIKASGLRGRGGAGFPTGMKWSFMPKESPDGRPSYLVINADESEPGTCKDREILRHDPHRLIEGALVASFAMGAHACYIYIRGEFYNEGTEVARAIGEAYEAGLIGPNACGSGWDFDLYLHRGAGAYICGEETALLESLEGKKGMPRNKPPFPAQAGLWGCPTTVNNVESIAVTPEILRRGSEWFANLGRPKNSGTKLFCISGHVNNPCNVEEELGISLRELIDKHAGGVRGGWDNLLAVLPGGSSTPVIPKDVCDNVLMDFDSLKEVQSGLGTAGVIVMDKSTDIVYAIARLSHFYMHESCGQCTPCREGTGWIYRVMKRMVRGNARAEEIDLLLEVTKEMEGHTICAHGDAAAWPVQGLIRHFRPEMERRIREYRDATHSAAAAE; encoded by the coding sequence ATGCTTCGTGACGAAGATCGCATTTTCACCAATCTTTATGGTTGGCACGACTGGTCGCTCGATGGCGCGAAGAGTCGCGGAGTATGGAGCAACACCAAGGACTTGCTGGCGCTGGGGCGCGAGAAGATCGTCGAGGAGATCAAGGCATCGGGACTTCGAGGTCGAGGCGGCGCCGGCTTCCCGACTGGCATGAAATGGTCGTTCATGCCAAAGGAGAGCCCGGACGGCCGGCCGAGCTACCTCGTGATCAATGCCGACGAGTCCGAACCGGGCACATGCAAGGATCGCGAAATACTCCGCCACGATCCTCATCGGCTGATCGAGGGGGCGCTTGTTGCGTCCTTCGCCATGGGCGCGCATGCCTGCTACATCTATATTCGCGGAGAATTTTACAACGAGGGCACCGAAGTCGCTCGCGCCATTGGCGAAGCATATGAAGCTGGATTGATCGGGCCGAACGCCTGTGGGTCCGGATGGGATTTCGACCTGTATCTTCACCGCGGCGCCGGCGCCTATATCTGCGGCGAAGAAACGGCACTGCTGGAAAGCCTCGAAGGCAAAAAGGGGATGCCGCGGAACAAGCCGCCATTCCCCGCACAGGCTGGCCTTTGGGGATGCCCGACGACTGTCAACAACGTCGAATCGATCGCTGTAACACCGGAAATTCTTCGTCGCGGGTCCGAATGGTTCGCCAACCTTGGCCGACCGAAGAACAGCGGCACCAAGCTTTTCTGCATTTCCGGTCATGTGAACAATCCGTGCAACGTGGAAGAAGAGCTCGGTATATCGCTCCGCGAGTTGATCGATAAGCATGCAGGCGGTGTCCGTGGTGGGTGGGACAATCTACTGGCGGTCCTTCCCGGAGGGAGTTCGACACCGGTCATACCCAAGGACGTTTGCGACAACGTCCTGATGGATTTCGATTCGCTGAAGGAAGTGCAGTCGGGTCTCGGTACGGCTGGCGTCATCGTCATGGACAAGTCGACCGATATCGTTTACGCCATCGCGCGTTTGTCGCATTTCTACATGCACGAGAGCTGTGGACAGTGCACGCCGTGCCGAGAAGGCACCGGCTGGATCTACAGGGTCATGAAGCGCATGGTCCGAGGTAACGCCCGGGCCGAAGAGATCGACCTTCTTCTCGAGGTCACCAAAGAGATGGAGGGACACACGATCTGTGCGCATGGCGATGCCGCAGCTTGGCCCGTACAGGGATTGATCAGGCATTTCCGACCGGAGATGGAGCGCCGGATTCGCGAGTACCGCGATGCGACACATTCGGCCGCCGCCGCTGAGTAG
- the nuoE gene encoding NADH-quinone oxidoreductase subunit NuoE → MTFGKPAGPELQPATFAFTEENLSRANEIIAYYPPGNQQSAVMPLLWLAQKQHDNWLPRAAMDYVADMLSIPRIRAYEVASFYSMYNPAPVGKFHLQVCTTTPCWLCNSDSVVKAVTDTAGVGPGHSSDDGMFTVTEVECLGACVNGPVVQVNDDYYEDLDYDSTVALINDLKAGKNVLKGSQKRRIGSMAATGPTSLKDLQPKAPAEPASNGSEGSPLEAAGGIPPEIRVAHDRAMHLASKAQGRNEEAS, encoded by the coding sequence ATGACTTTTGGGAAGCCGGCCGGGCCGGAGCTTCAACCGGCCACTTTCGCCTTCACGGAGGAAAACCTGAGCCGCGCGAACGAGATTATCGCGTATTATCCTCCCGGAAACCAGCAGTCAGCGGTCATGCCATTGCTATGGCTGGCGCAGAAACAGCACGACAACTGGCTGCCTCGCGCGGCCATGGATTATGTCGCCGACATGCTGTCCATCCCCAGGATCCGGGCGTATGAAGTCGCGTCGTTCTATTCCATGTATAATCCCGCGCCGGTGGGAAAATTTCATTTGCAGGTGTGCACGACGACACCGTGCTGGCTTTGCAATTCCGACTCTGTCGTCAAGGCAGTCACGGACACCGCGGGGGTAGGGCCGGGGCATTCGTCGGATGACGGGATGTTCACCGTTACGGAAGTTGAATGCCTTGGTGCCTGCGTGAATGGACCGGTAGTTCAGGTAAACGACGACTACTATGAAGATCTGGACTACGATTCCACGGTCGCGCTGATCAACGATCTGAAAGCAGGCAAGAACGTGCTCAAGGGGTCGCAGAAGCGTCGGATCGGAAGCATGGCGGCAACAGGACCGACGAGTCTCAAGGATCTTCAACCGAAGGCGCCCGCCGAACCGGCGAGCAACGGATCGGAAGGATCGCCGTTGGAAGCGGCCGGCGGCATTCCACCGGAAATTCGGGTTGCCCATGACCGGGCCATGCACCTCGCATCCAAAGCCCAGGGCCGCAACGAGGAGGCATCCTGA
- the nuoI gene encoding NADH-quinone oxidoreductase subunit NuoI: MGVMDRTARSLLLGEIVQGLSLTFRYMFKPKVTLNYPYEKGPLSPRFRGEHALRRYPNGEERCIACKLCEAICPALAITIEAEPREDGSRRTTRYDIDMTKCIYCGMCQEACPVDAIVEGPNFEFSAETREELYYNKQKLLENGDRWEPQLAANIAADAPYR, from the coding sequence ATGGGTGTGATGGATCGAACGGCGCGGAGTCTGCTATTGGGCGAAATCGTCCAGGGGCTCAGCCTGACGTTCAGATACATGTTCAAGCCCAAGGTTACGCTGAACTATCCCTACGAAAAGGGACCACTCAGTCCGCGTTTCCGAGGCGAACATGCGCTGCGCCGGTATCCAAACGGCGAGGAGAGGTGCATCGCATGTAAGCTTTGCGAGGCTATCTGTCCGGCACTGGCGATTACGATCGAAGCAGAGCCAAGAGAGGATGGTAGTCGGCGAACGACTCGGTACGACATTGACATGACGAAATGCATCTATTGCGGCATGTGCCAGGAAGCCTGTCCGGTGGATGCGATCGTGGAAGGGCCGAATTTCGAGTTTTCGGCCGAAACACGCGAGGAATTGTATTACAACAAGCAGAAGCTGCTCGAAAACGGTGATCGGTGGGAGCCTCAGCTGGCCGCAAACATTGCGGCCGATGCTCCTTACCGCTAA
- a CDS encoding NADH-quinone oxidoreductase subunit C, whose product MITDETLRDLGGYVEGALDPDILDWRIHVGQLAVTVRRGAVEKILKWLRDDSKCRFTQLVDLSGVDYPDRDERFEIIYNLLSLTHNQRIRICVTTDEDTPVPSVSSVFPCAVWYEREAWDMYGVFFSDNPDLRRILTDYGFQGHPLRKDFPLTGYVELRYDTEQKRVVYEPVQLTQEFRSFDFLSPWEGMTRELLPGDEKAEHNDSDAGPAKS is encoded by the coding sequence ATGATAACCGACGAAACCCTACGTGATCTGGGGGGCTACGTTGAGGGCGCCCTTGACCCCGATATTCTGGACTGGCGAATCCATGTGGGTCAGCTAGCGGTAACAGTCCGGCGCGGTGCGGTCGAAAAAATACTCAAATGGCTGCGCGACGACTCCAAGTGCCGATTCACGCAGTTGGTTGACCTATCCGGAGTCGATTATCCGGATAGGGACGAGAGATTCGAAATTATCTATAATCTTCTTAGTCTGACGCACAATCAACGAATTCGTATTTGTGTTACGACTGACGAAGACACACCTGTACCGAGTGTGTCGTCTGTTTTCCCGTGCGCAGTTTGGTATGAGCGCGAGGCATGGGATATGTATGGCGTGTTCTTTTCAGATAATCCGGATCTCCGCCGAATCCTTACGGATTACGGGTTCCAGGGGCATCCATTGCGAAAGGACTTTCCACTGACGGGATACGTGGAATTGCGATACGACACCGAGCAAAAGCGTGTAGTTTATGAGCCTGTTCAGTTGACTCAGGAATTTCGGAGTTTCGATTTCCTTAGCCCTTGGGAGGGAATGACGCGCGAATTGCTTCCCGGCGATGAAAAGGCCGAGCACAATGATAGCGACGCCGGTCCGGCCAAGTCTTAA
- the nuoH gene encoding NADH-quinone oxidoreductase subunit NuoH translates to MHFWNDYAWPLAIIVMQCLAIVGPLLIAVAYLVYAERKVMGAMQLRQGPMTVGPFGLLQSVADGLKLLTKETIIPAGANRIVFLLAPMITFLLSLVAWAVIPFGEGLMVADINVGILYLFAISSLGVYGIIMAGWASNSKYAFLGALRSAAQMVSYEVSIGFVIITVLLCVGSLRLTDIVLAQQGLWFAIPLLPMFVIFFVSALAETNRAPFDLPEGESELVGGYNVEYSAMPFALFFLGEYANMILMSAMTTILFLGGWLPPFNIAPFTWIPGPLWFIAKILLCLFVFIWVRATFPRFRYDQLMRLGWKVFLPFSLLWVVLTAGFLVAFDMLPNT, encoded by the coding sequence ATGCATTTCTGGAACGACTACGCGTGGCCGTTGGCAATCATCGTGATGCAGTGTTTGGCGATCGTCGGACCGCTGCTGATAGCCGTCGCCTATCTCGTCTACGCCGAACGCAAAGTTATGGGCGCGATGCAACTCCGGCAGGGGCCGATGACTGTCGGCCCCTTTGGTCTGCTGCAGTCCGTTGCCGACGGATTGAAGCTGCTGACCAAGGAAACCATCATCCCTGCAGGGGCCAACCGCATCGTCTTCCTGCTTGCGCCGATGATCACTTTCCTGCTCAGCCTCGTCGCGTGGGCCGTCATTCCCTTTGGTGAAGGACTGATGGTTGCCGACATCAATGTCGGCATCCTGTACCTGTTTGCGATTTCGTCTCTTGGCGTGTACGGCATCATCATGGCCGGATGGGCATCGAACTCGAAATACGCTTTTCTCGGCGCCCTGCGGTCGGCTGCCCAGATGGTCTCTTATGAGGTCTCGATCGGCTTCGTCATTATTACCGTCCTTCTATGCGTAGGATCGTTGCGCCTGACGGATATCGTTTTGGCGCAGCAGGGGCTTTGGTTTGCTATCCCCTTGTTGCCGATGTTCGTGATCTTCTTTGTGTCCGCGCTGGCCGAAACCAATCGGGCACCGTTCGATCTTCCCGAAGGTGAGTCGGAGCTGGTCGGCGGCTACAACGTCGAGTATTCGGCCATGCCATTCGCCCTGTTTTTCCTCGGCGAATACGCAAACATGATCCTGATGAGTGCGATGACAACTATCCTGTTCCTGGGAGGTTGGTTGCCGCCGTTCAACATCGCGCCGTTCACCTGGATTCCAGGGCCACTCTGGTTCATCGCCAAGATCCTGCTGTGTCTGTTCGTATTCATCTGGGTGCGAGCGACGTTCCCGCGTTTCCGTTACGACCAGCTCATGAGGCTGGGTTGGAAGGTGTTCTTGCCGTTCTCACTGCTATGGGTGGTACTTACGGCCGGGTTCCTCGTTGCTTTCGACATGCTGCCGAACACGTGA
- the nuoG gene encoding NADH-quinone oxidoreductase subunit NuoG — MPKLTIDGHEIEVEPGTNVLQACEMLGIEIPRFCYHDRLSVPANCRMCLVEMERAPKPIPSCAMPVGEGMVIHTDSEKVHKARKGVMEFLLINHPLDCPICDQGGECDLQDQAMAYGFDRGRFEENKRAVTEKYLGPLIKTFMTRCIHCTRCVRFADEIAGAPEMGATGRGENMEIGTYIESAISSELSGNMIDICPVGALTSKPYAFAARPWELRRTPSVDVHDAVGSNISLGGRGGEIMRVLPRLHEDVNEEWISDKTRFAYDGLRRQRLDRPYVRRDGRLQPASWDEAFAVIADRFGDLDGKQIAAIAGDLCDVESMFTLKMLMDRLGSPNIDCRQDGAKLDPNLRSSYVFNTTIRGIEDADAILIVGSNPRTEAAILNARIRKRWLKGGMSIGVVGPQADLSYPTMYIGAGPGSLAEILNGNHSFADVLKQASNPMIIVGQGALARDDGSAILSKCRSIAEQSGMIRDDWNGFNVLHTAASRVGGLDCGFVPGEGGLDTDGILDGAASGAIKAVWLHGADEINMEALGDAFVVYQGTHGDRGAHRADVILPGAAHTEKNGIYVNTEGRVQLGRMAVFPIGEGREDWKIHRALSDRLGKSLPFDSLQDVRMALATAAPVFQEIDVCHANPWGEFGAVGSVSDQPFTSPVSIFYMTDPITRASETMAKCVEEILGHAEAAE, encoded by the coding sequence ATGCCAAAACTCACCATTGACGGTCACGAGATCGAGGTGGAGCCGGGGACCAACGTTCTCCAGGCTTGTGAGATGCTGGGGATCGAGATCCCCCGTTTCTGCTATCACGACCGACTGTCGGTGCCCGCCAATTGCCGGATGTGTCTGGTCGAGATGGAGCGGGCGCCGAAACCGATCCCGTCATGCGCCATGCCGGTTGGCGAGGGGATGGTCATCCATACGGATAGTGAGAAGGTCCATAAGGCCCGCAAGGGCGTCATGGAATTTCTGCTGATCAATCATCCACTCGACTGCCCGATCTGCGACCAGGGTGGAGAATGCGATCTTCAGGATCAGGCGATGGCCTACGGTTTTGATCGGGGCCGTTTTGAAGAAAACAAGCGCGCAGTGACCGAGAAATACCTGGGTCCGCTGATCAAGACATTCATGACACGCTGCATCCATTGCACTCGCTGCGTTCGCTTTGCCGACGAAATCGCTGGCGCACCGGAAATGGGTGCTACCGGCCGTGGCGAGAATATGGAGATTGGCACTTATATCGAATCGGCAATTTCTTCAGAACTTTCTGGCAATATGATCGATATCTGCCCCGTCGGGGCGTTGACGTCGAAGCCCTATGCGTTTGCCGCGCGTCCATGGGAATTACGGCGGACACCGTCCGTTGACGTCCATGATGCTGTCGGCTCAAACATCAGTTTGGGCGGTCGTGGCGGCGAAATCATGCGGGTACTGCCGCGGCTTCACGAGGACGTGAACGAAGAGTGGATTTCCGACAAGACTCGATTTGCCTATGACGGATTGCGTCGTCAGCGTCTGGATCGCCCCTATGTCAGACGCGACGGGCGTTTGCAGCCGGCATCCTGGGATGAAGCTTTCGCCGTGATCGCTGACAGGTTCGGTGACCTCGATGGCAAGCAGATCGCGGCAATAGCCGGCGACCTTTGCGACGTCGAATCCATGTTCACCTTGAAGATGCTGATGGACCGACTGGGATCGCCGAATATTGATTGTCGGCAGGACGGTGCAAAGCTCGACCCCAACCTCCGTTCATCCTACGTGTTCAATACGACGATCAGGGGGATCGAGGATGCCGACGCCATCCTTATCGTTGGGTCCAACCCCCGGACCGAGGCGGCGATACTGAACGCACGCATTCGAAAGCGGTGGCTGAAGGGCGGCATGAGTATCGGCGTGGTGGGGCCGCAGGCGGATCTTTCGTATCCTACAATGTATATAGGCGCCGGGCCGGGATCGCTTGCCGAAATTCTCAATGGCAACCACAGTTTCGCGGATGTGCTCAAGCAGGCAAGCAATCCCATGATCATCGTGGGGCAAGGTGCGCTGGCGAGAGACGACGGGTCGGCAATTCTTTCGAAATGCCGATCCATCGCCGAGCAGTCAGGAATGATTCGCGACGATTGGAACGGATTCAACGTCCTGCATACGGCTGCCTCCCGCGTTGGGGGCCTGGATTGTGGATTTGTTCCGGGCGAGGGCGGGCTCGACACGGACGGTATTCTCGATGGCGCAGCTTCAGGGGCAATCAAGGCGGTGTGGCTGCATGGCGCCGATGAGATCAACATGGAAGCTCTCGGCGACGCCTTCGTCGTCTATCAGGGTACTCATGGTGACCGTGGTGCGCATCGCGCCGATGTTATCCTGCCTGGCGCAGCTCACACGGAAAAGAACGGCATCTACGTCAACACCGAGGGACGTGTTCAGCTTGGCCGCATGGCTGTATTTCCGATCGGCGAGGGCCGCGAGGATTGGAAGATCCACCGGGCACTAAGCGATCGGCTCGGGAAGTCGTTGCCGTTCGATTCTCTGCAGGACGTCCGCATGGCGCTTGCTACTGCTGCTCCGGTATTCCAGGAGATTGATGTGTGCCATGCGAACCCATGGGGTGAGTTCGGTGCAGTTGGATCCGTTTCGGACCAACCCTTTACCTCGCCCGTGTCGATATTCTATATGACGGATCCGATCACGCGGGCATCAGAAACAATGGCGAAATGCGTCGAGGAAATCCTCGGCCATGCGGAAGCAGCGGAGTAG
- the nuoK gene encoding NADH-quinone oxidoreductase subunit NuoK codes for MEIGLGHYLTVAAILFTLGIFGIFLNRRNVIIILMSIELMLLAVNINLVAFSTAMNDLGGQIFAIFVLTVAAAEAAIGLAILVVYFRNRGTIAVADINLMKG; via the coding sequence ATCGAAATCGGCCTTGGTCACTATCTTACGGTCGCAGCAATTCTGTTTACACTCGGAATATTCGGCATCTTCCTCAATCGGCGGAACGTCATAATCATTTTAATGTCCATCGAGTTGATGCTCTTGGCTGTGAACATCAACCTTGTTGCTTTTTCGACTGCTATGAATGACCTCGGCGGACAGATATTTGCAATCTTTGTTCTGACGGTCGCCGCAGCCGAAGCCGCCATTGGCCTGGCTATTCTGGTGGTCTATTTCCGTAATCGCGGCACAATCGCGGTCGCCGACATCAACCTGATGAAAGGCTGA
- a CDS encoding NADH-quinone oxidoreductase subunit D has translation MSEEQSIRPFTMNFGPQHPAAHGVLRLVLEMDGEVVERADPHIGLLHRGTEKLIEYKTYQQAVPYFDRLDYVAPMSQEHAFAIATERLLGIEVPERGQYIRVLFAEISRILNHVLNLTTFILDLGAITPMLWGFEEREVMMGFYEKVSGARLHANYFRPGGVYQDMPPGLADEIGEYFEKDFPKFVDDLETLVSGNRIFRQRTVDIGVVTLEQALAWGFTGPMLRASNCEWDLRKAQPYEVYDRLDFDIPVGLTGDCYARYLVRIEEMRQSMRIIKQCLEQMPKDGPVKVNDRKISPPPRAEMKRSMEALIHHFKLYTEGYHVPAGEVYAAVEAPKGEFGVFLVADGTNRPYRCRIRAPGFAHLQGMDFMSRGHMLADTVALIGSMDVVFGEIDR, from the coding sequence ATGTCGGAGGAACAATCTATTCGGCCGTTTACGATGAACTTTGGGCCGCAGCACCCTGCGGCTCACGGCGTTCTTCGTCTGGTTCTAGAGATGGATGGTGAAGTTGTCGAACGAGCCGATCCTCATATCGGGCTGCTTCATCGCGGTACCGAAAAGCTGATCGAGTATAAGACCTATCAGCAGGCTGTGCCCTATTTTGATCGGCTAGACTATGTAGCGCCAATGAGTCAGGAGCACGCCTTTGCCATCGCTACTGAGCGGCTGCTGGGGATCGAGGTGCCGGAGCGCGGCCAATATATCAGGGTGTTGTTCGCAGAAATTTCGCGAATTCTAAATCATGTGCTGAATCTCACGACTTTCATTCTCGACCTGGGCGCCATCACGCCCATGCTCTGGGGCTTCGAAGAACGCGAAGTCATGATGGGTTTCTATGAGAAGGTGTCTGGCGCCCGACTTCATGCGAACTATTTCCGCCCCGGCGGGGTGTACCAGGACATGCCTCCCGGCCTCGCCGACGAAATCGGCGAATACTTCGAAAAAGATTTCCCCAAATTCGTGGATGATCTGGAGACACTTGTCTCCGGGAACCGCATATTCAGGCAGCGCACGGTCGATATTGGTGTGGTGACACTGGAGCAGGCTCTGGCGTGGGGATTCACCGGGCCGATGTTGCGGGCGAGCAACTGCGAATGGGATTTGCGCAAGGCTCAGCCATATGAGGTTTATGACCGTCTCGATTTCGACATTCCGGTTGGCCTTACCGGCGACTGTTATGCGCGCTATCTGGTTCGCATAGAAGAAATGCGACAGTCGATGCGCATCATTAAGCAGTGTCTTGAGCAGATGCCAAAAGATGGTCCTGTGAAGGTCAATGACAGAAAGATTTCGCCGCCACCGCGGGCCGAGATGAAGCGTTCGATGGAAGCGCTGATTCATCATTTCAAGCTGTACACCGAAGGGTATCACGTACCCGCCGGTGAGGTGTACGCGGCTGTCGAGGCACCGAAGGGGGAATTTGGCGTCTTCCTGGTGGCCGATGGGACAAACCGGCCATACCGCTGCCGGATACGTGCGCCGGGATTTGCGCACCTCCAGGGAATGGATTTTATGAGCAGGGGGCATATGTTGGCCGACACGGTCGCCTTGATTGGCTCCATGGACGTTGTGTTCGGGGAGATTGACCGATGA